The Gymnogyps californianus isolate 813 chromosome 5, ASM1813914v2, whole genome shotgun sequence genome contains a region encoding:
- the OIP5 gene encoding protein Mis18-beta encodes MAVRRQLQELLQDPQLGGTITVEWPSSHAAAAWVSRSPSSLPPSSSPAAGAASPPRRRGPLPEECAMFQCRGCWAVLGDSLHLCAQEKRRLGLLVCFKVTNDVAWEDSLMIGLEGPLLGCAYKALSCRSCGLIVGFILYSASSDLAYLRGFFCFFKDSILCYLLKNQMIIEASKVDFPDVTLKEQLRELKEKLVEAHIRIELLIKKLEELEQKNNMAERRSSASDAVGLLPGYAIVRVN; translated from the exons ATGGCGGTGCGCcggcagctgcaggagctgttGCAGGACCCGCAGCTCGGCGGGACCATCACTGTGGAGTGGCCGTCGTCGCACGCCGCTGCCGCATGGGTCTCGCGGTCGCCGTCTTCCTTGCCGCCTTCCTCGTCGCCGGCCGCAGGGGCGGCGTCGCcaccgcggcggcgggggccgctgCCGGAGGAGTGCGCCATGTTCCAGTGCCGCGGCTGCTGGGCGGTGCTGGGGGACTCGCTGCACCTGTGCGCGCAGGAGAAGCGGCGGCTCGGCCTCCTCGTCTGCTTCA aagtTACAAACGATGTGGCCTGGGAGGATTCGCTCATGATCGGCCTCGAGGGACCCCTCCTGGGATG TGCTTACAAGGCATTATCCTGTCGGTCATGTGGCTTGATCGTGGGCTTCATTCTTTATTCTGCCTCCAGTGACCTGGCATATCTCCGAGgcttcttctgtttcttcaagGACAGCATCCTCTG ttatctcttaaaaaaccaaatgatAATAGAAGCTTCTAAGGTGGATTTTCCTGATGTGACCTTAAAGGAACAACTGCGGGAA ctgaaagaaaagcttgtgGAGGCCCACATTCGCATAGAATTGCTGATAAAGAAGCTGGAGGAACTGGAACAAAAGAATAATATGGCAGAAAGGCGAAGCTCTGCATCAGATGCAGTTGGCTTACTGCCAGGATATGCAATAGTCAGAGTCAACTAG